A genomic stretch from Hemibagrus wyckioides isolate EC202008001 linkage group LG20, SWU_Hwy_1.0, whole genome shotgun sequence includes:
- the snap91a gene encoding clathrin coat assembly protein AP180 isoform X8 — protein sequence MSGQTLTDRIAAAQYSLTGSEVARAVCKATTHEVMAPKKKHLEYLIQATQESNVNIPQMADTLFERAGNASWIVVFKALVTTHHLMVHGNERFIQFLASRNTLFNLSNFLDKTGSHGYDMSTFIRRYSRYLNEKAFSYRQMAFDFSRVKKGNDGVMRTMATDKLLKGMSTLQNQIDALLEFDVHPKDLVNGVINAAFLLLFKDLIKLYACYNDGIINLLEKFFQMKKGQCKDALEIYKKFLTRMTRVSEFLKIAEQVGIDKSDIPELTQAPESLLESLETHLNTLEGKRGDE from the exons ATGTCGGGTCAGACGTTAACGGACCGAATCGCCGCGGCGCAGTACAGCCTGACCGGCTCCGAGGTGGCGCGCGCTGTGTGTAAGGCCACCACGCATGAAGTAATGGCACCCAAGAAGAAACACCTAGAGT ATCTGATCCAGGCCACGCAGGAGTCCAACGTGAACATCCCTCAGATGGCTGACACGTTGTTCGAGCGAGCGGGGAATGCCAGCTGGATTGTGGTGTTCAAGGCTCTGGTCACTACACACCACCTCATGGTCCACGGTAACGAG AGATTCATCCAGTTCCTCGCCTCCAGAAACACGCTCTTCAACCTCAGCAACTTCCTGGACAAGACAGGATCACACG GTTACGACATGTCCACCTTTATCCGGCGCTACAGCAGGTACCTGAATGAGAAAGCCTTCTCTTACAGACAGATGGCCTTCGACTTCAGCAGAGTGAAGAAAGG taatgatggtgtgatgaggaCGATGGCTACAGATAAACTCCTGAAAGGCATGTCCACTCTGCAGAATCAGATCGACGCTCTGCTGGAGTTTGAT GTCCATCCTAAAGATCTGGTCAATGGTGTCATCAATGCTGCGTTTCTGCTCCTCTTTAAGGATCTAATTAAATTATACGCCTGCTATAATGATggaattattaatttattag AGAAATTCTTCCAGATGAAGAAAGGTCAGTGCAAAGATGCTTTAGAAATCTACAAAAAGTTCCTGACACGAATGACCCGAGTGTCAGAGTTCCTCAAAATCGCAGAG CAGGTGGGAATCGATAAGAGTGATATACCAGAGCTCACTCAG gcaccTGAGAGTCTGTTGGAGTCTCTGgagacacacctgaacacactgGAGGGGAAGCGGGG